The Candidatus Manganitrophaceae bacterium region GAAGGATTTCGATAATATAAAGATGAGGTGCTGTGATGAATTTAAGATTGAAGGACTATTTAGATCAGAATCAGGTCGGCTATGAGATGACGACCCATCCGGAAGCATATACTTCTCAAGAGGTCGCGGCTTCGCTCCACAAATCGGGAAAGCAGCTTGCGAAGGTCGTGATTCTCTGGGCGGGGGAGCAGCTCGTCATGTGTATTCTGCCGGCGAATGAATTGATCGATATTGGTCGCCTTGAGACGATCGTCGGCAGCAAACAGATCCGGATGGCGACTGAAGTCGATTTTAAAGAACGGTTCTCCGACTGTGAGGTCGGAGCGATGCCGCCTTTCGGTAATCTTTATGGCATTCCGGTCTTTCTGGACGAGCGTCTGGTGCAATATGACCGATTCTATTTCCAGGCGGGACGCCATACGGAGACGGTCATGATGTCGATGGACGATTACAGGCGGCTTGTCTCTCCCAAGATTGCGCTGTTTGGAAGGCCCAGACCCAAAGCGGCTTAAGGCTTAACTTAAAGCTTAAATGGACGACCTCTTTATTTTTTCTTTATCTCCTACCGATACCATTTGGCCAAAGTCCGGGGAGAGACACCGATAAAGTAAAGGCTGATCAGCGCCAGGTTACGAAAGGTGGTATAGTAAATCCCCTCTCGAATCCAGCGGCGAGGCGAGGTAACGATCGCCTCTTGAAGGAGGACGACTTTTCCCATCTGCTTCATCCGCCTGATGAGATCGACATCTTCCATCAACGGGAGCGTCGAATACCCCCCCAGTCGCTCAAAGAGGTCTCTCCGAACAAAGAGCCCCTGATCCCCATAAGGGAGCTTCAGAAAGCGGGCCCGGAAATTTGCCATCCGCTCGATGAATTTCAAAACCGGATGGGTCGCGTCGATCTTCAACCGAAAGGCCCCCCCGACCACGTCGGGTCTCTCCAGCGCCTGCCTTAACGCATCGAGCCCCTTTACAGGAAAAGTCGAATCGACATGGAGGAAAAGTAGAATTTCTCCGGTTGCCTTCCGCGCCCCTTCATTCATCTGTCGGCCTCTGCCGCAATCGGTCCGAAGAAGCTGCTTTCCGCGATGCGCGCGATATGGAAGAGTGCC contains the following coding sequences:
- a CDS encoding YbaK/EbsC family protein, giving the protein MNLRLKDYLDQNQVGYEMTTHPEAYTSQEVAASLHKSGKQLAKVVILWAGEQLVMCILPANELIDIGRLETIVGSKQIRMATEVDFKERFSDCEVGAMPPFGNLYGIPVFLDERLVQYDRFYFQAGRHTETVMMSMDDYRRLVSPKIALFGRPRPKAA
- a CDS encoding TIGR04283 family arsenosugar biosynthesis glycosyltransferase: MSLTTVSVVVPLLNEEKALPKFLTDLQMLEGAEILLVDGGSTDGTWQLLGRWLGTLPYRAHRGKQLLRTDCGRGRQMNEGARKATGEILLFLHVDSTFPVKGLDALRQALERPDVVGGAFRLKIDATHPVLKFIERMANFRARFLKLPYGDQGLFVRRDLFERLGGYSTLPLMEDVDLIRRMKQMGKVVLLQEAIVTSPRRWIREGIYYTTFRNLALISLYFIGVSPRTLAKWYR